The following nucleotide sequence is from Phycisphaera sp..
CATCAGCGATCCGCAAAACCGTGCGGACCAAGCGGAGCCGAAAGCAAACCATGCACCCGCCGACCTGTTCTCGGCTATTCCAGAAGCATCGCCATAGACGATGCCCGGGCGGGGCTGACCACCAGCGGCCTGATGTGGGCACCAGTGGTGCCGGCCGGGGCGGTCGTCGAGTTGTCGGAAGAGCGTCTCAAGTGGGTGCTGATGACGTTGGGCGAGCGAAGTCGTCCCATCAGAACGGTGTTGCGAATACCCGCTTGCGATCCCTTCCCGCTGCGCACAGCGCGTACAGATTACTGGAATCGATTCGTGATTTCAAGGCCATCGGTTGCGTTCTGCGTCCGAAACCATGAAATCGATACAGTTCATACCCATCCAAAATACTATCAAATCGAACGAGAGATTATAAATGCCAAACACAATACAAACTCTTGCCGATCTTGACATCGAACTCCCCAAACCCCCGCCTGCCGTCGCGTCATACATCCCGGTCCGTCTCGATGGCGCGACGGCCTACGTCAGCGGCCAGCTCCCCTTCATCGACGGCAAGCTGCCCCAGACCGGGCTCGTGGGCGTGGACATCAACCTCGAACAGGCCCAGAGCATGGCTCGGACGTGCGCGATCAACGCCCTGGCCGCCCTGCACGAGTACGCGGGCGGCCTGGACAACATCGCCGACATCATCAAGGTGGGCGTGTTCGTGGCTTGCGGGCCGGGCTTTACCGACCATCCCAAGGTTGCCAACGGAGCGAGCGAGCTGTTCCAGCAGGTGTTCGGCGACGCCGGCCGCCACGCGCGCGCCGCGGTGGGCTGCTCATCGCTCCCACTGGCGTCGCCGGTCGAAGTCGACGTAATCGCAAGATTGCGAAACGAGATTTAGCCGAACGCCTTCTTGTAATCCGCCAGGAAGCGCTCCAAGCCCGAGTCGGTCAGCGGGTGGTTCATCACCTTGCCGATGACGTCGAACGGCACGGTCGCCACATCCGCCCCCACCATCGCGCACTGCAGCAGGTGGTTGGGATGGCGGATCGACGCGGCCAGGATCTTCGTGGGCAGCCCGTAATTGTCGTAGATCTGTCGGATCTTCACGATCAGTTCCATGCCATCCTCACCGATGTCGTCGATGCGCCCGATGAACGGGCTGACCAGGAACGCCCCGGCCTTCGCGACCATCAGCGCCTGGAGCGACTGGAAGCACAGGGTCATGTTCGTGCGGATGCCCTCGTGGCTCAGCGCCTTGCACGCGCGCAAGCCATCGACCGTGCTGGGCAGCTTCACCACGATGTTCTCGGCGATCGTCGCGCGATCCTTGCCCTCGGCCAGCATCTCGTCGAACTCCGTCGCGATCACCTCGGCCGACACCGGCCCGCTCACGACCCCACAGATCTCCGCCAGCCGCTTGCCATAGTCGACGCCCTCCTTGGCGATGAGCGTCGGATTGGTAGTCACGCCATCCAGCACGCCCATGTCGTGGGCCTGGTGGATCTGGTCGAGGTTGGCCGTGTCGATGTACAGTTCCACGCGGGCGGTTCCTTACGTTGGTCGAATGAGCGAAAAAACGAGCCCCGGGCGCGGGCCCGGGGTCTCAACCGATTCAGGGCGTCACGGTAGCCTCTTCATCGCACTCCAGCAGCACCTTGAGCTCCCGCCGCATGATCTTGCCCGTTGGGTTCCTCGGCAGCGCCTCCATCACCCGCACCTCGCGCGGCACCTTGTACCCAGCCAGCCGCTGGCGGCACCAGCCCTTCAGGGCCGCCGGATCGGGCGAGGCCCCCTCCTCGGGCTCGACGAAGGCCACGATCTCCTCGCCCCTCATCGGGCACATGCGGCTGGTGACCCCCGAGGCGGCCACCTCGGGATGGAAGTTGAGCACTTCTTCGATCTCCCGCGGGAACACGTTCTCGCCGCCGACGATCATCATCTCCTTGAGCCGCCCGGTGATGAGCAGCCGCCCGACCTCGTCGACGTGGCCGATGTCGCCCGTGCGGAAGAAGCCCTCGGCGTCGAACACCCGAGCCGTCTCCTGGTCTTGGTTGAAGTAGCCCTTCATCACGTTGGGCCCGCGCACGCGGATCTCGCCGTCCTGGCCATCGGCCAATTCGTGCCCGTCGGCCGTGCAGGTGATGCGCTGCTCGACGCCCGGCAGCGGCAACCCCACGCAATGCACGCGGAACTCCGAGGGCCGGCACCAGTGCGACACCGGGCTGGTCTCGGTGAGCCCGTAGCCCTCATGGATCGCGATGCCGAACCGCTCCTGGAACCGCCGGAAGATGTCCTCGGGCAGCGGCTCGCCGCCCGACACCGCGTAGCGGATCTTCGCAAAATCTTCGGCCTTGGCCGACTTGACCGACAGCAGCGCCCCGTACATCGACGGGATGGCCACGAACACCGTGGGGTGGTGCTGGCGGAACAACCGCACGACCATCTGCGGCACGAACCGGGCTGTGTACACCACCTTCTGCCCAAGCAACAGGGGCATCAGCGTCATCACCGTGAGCCCGAAGCTATGAAACTGCGGCAGCACGCTCAGGAACGTGTGGTCGTCGCGCGTGAACTCCACGAACCGGTCGATCTGCGACACGTTACTCAGCAGGTTGCTGTGGGTCAGCATGACACCCTTGGGCCGGCCGCTGGTGCCAGACGTGTAGAGCAGCACCGCCAGATCGTCGGGTGCCGACCGCGCGGGCCAGCGCAGCTCGGGCACGCCCTTAAAGTTCACGTCTTCGAGCTTAATGAGGTTCTTGCACTTGGGCTCGCAGCCCAGGTGTTCGAGCAGGGCACCGGCGGTCACGATGGTGTCGGTGCCGCAGTGCTCGACGACGTACTGGAGCTCCTCGGGCTTGAGCAGGTAGTTCAGCGGCACGACGGTCTTGCCAAGCATCCAGCCCGCAAGAGCCGCGATTGGGAAGCCCCCGCCGGTGGGCAGCAGCACGCCCACCGTGTCGGTCGTGCACCGGCGTTCGATCTCCGACGCCACGAACAGGCTGGCGGCCAGGATCTGCATGCCCGTGTAGCTCTTGCGATCGTCGATGACCAGCGTCTTGCGCCCATGACGGATCAGGCTCCGAAGCAGTGCCCATTGGATGCTCAAGGCTCAGTCCCCCATTTGCGTCCAGTTTCGCCGGTATCCATCCCGGCGAGCGCGAGACGCGAAGGATCTCCGCAACATGGTAGACCAACCACTAACTATGTCGTCTCCCGCTCGCCCGGGTATCTGGCCGCTCCTGATCCTCGCGGCCACCATGCTGGCCGGGTGCACGGGCGGGGGTGGCCAGCCCACGTACCGCGAACACTACGAGGCCGGCCGCTACTCGCTCGCCCTGGTGAGCGCCCGAGCCGCCGCCGGCCGCCCCGGGGGCGCGAGCGACGCCTCGCTCGTGGCCGGGCTCGCCGCCGAGGCCATGCGCGACGACCCGACCGCCCGCCAGTGGCTCGAACCGATCGCCCGCGGCTCGGGCGACACCGCCGCCCGGGCCCGCGCCGGGCTTGCGCTCATCGAGCTGCGCACCGGCGACCCGCTCACCGCCGCTCGCGCGCTCGAGGCCGCCAGCGTCCAGC
It contains:
- a CDS encoding RidA family protein, with the protein product MPNTIQTLADLDIELPKPPPAVASYIPVRLDGATAYVSGQLPFIDGKLPQTGLVGVDINLEQAQSMARTCAINALAALHEYAGGLDNIADIIKVGVFVACGPGFTDHPKVANGASELFQQVFGDAGRHARAAVGCSSLPLASPVEVDVIARLRNEI
- a CDS encoding AMP-binding protein → MSIQWALLRSLIRHGRKTLVIDDRKSYTGMQILAASLFVASEIERRCTTDTVGVLLPTGGGFPIAALAGWMLGKTVVPLNYLLKPEELQYVVEHCGTDTIVTAGALLEHLGCEPKCKNLIKLEDVNFKGVPELRWPARSAPDDLAVLLYTSGTSGRPKGVMLTHSNLLSNVSQIDRFVEFTRDDHTFLSVLPQFHSFGLTVMTLMPLLLGQKVVYTARFVPQMVVRLFRQHHPTVFVAIPSMYGALLSVKSAKAEDFAKIRYAVSGGEPLPEDIFRRFQERFGIAIHEGYGLTETSPVSHWCRPSEFRVHCVGLPLPGVEQRITCTADGHELADGQDGEIRVRGPNVMKGYFNQDQETARVFDAEGFFRTGDIGHVDEVGRLLITGRLKEMMIVGGENVFPREIEEVLNFHPEVAASGVTSRMCPMRGEEIVAFVEPEEGASPDPAALKGWCRQRLAGYKVPREVRVMEALPRNPTGKIMRRELKVLLECDEEATVTP
- the fsa gene encoding fructose-6-phosphate aldolase; amino-acid sequence: MELYIDTANLDQIHQAHDMGVLDGVTTNPTLIAKEGVDYGKRLAEICGVVSGPVSAEVIATEFDEMLAEGKDRATIAENIVVKLPSTVDGLRACKALSHEGIRTNMTLCFQSLQALMVAKAGAFLVSPFIGRIDDIGEDGMELIVKIRQIYDNYGLPTKILAASIRHPNHLLQCAMVGADVATVPFDVIGKVMNHPLTDSGLERFLADYKKAFG